A section of the Melopsittacus undulatus isolate bMelUnd1 chromosome 3, bMelUnd1.mat.Z, whole genome shotgun sequence genome encodes:
- the TBCC gene encoding tubulin-specific chaperone C, with the protein MAAAREVVAGREEPGAAVVLPERLQRREAERQQGLERQRQRKEAQVVEEERSEFFLAAFGREKEALEGLLAAGLLEDAAARLQGLQKLLTESVRFLAPYEVRQGQEAVARLQSDLAARRQQLQPKKRFTFRSVKKEAAPGGEQRPAEPVRAPAASAAADPGYGSAEGEPGGPPLCGFSGVEDEELELGPAELLQRDVLLSGLRRCRVRLRGNANTLRVRDCHGCTVLCGPVSTSVLVDGCSDCLLALACQQLRTHRTRSSRFYVQVTSRAVIEDCSKVSFAPYSWSYPGIERDFESSGLDRDRNNWNLVDDFDWLATDRPSPNWSLIPEQERISCWE; encoded by the coding sequence ATGGCGGCGGCGAGGGAGGTTGTGGCCGGCCGTGAGGAGCCGGGAGCGGCCGTGGTGCTGCCCGAGCGGCTGCAGCGCAGGGAAGCGGAGcggcagcaggggctggagcggcagcggcagcggaAGGAGGCGCAGGTGGTGGAGGAGGAGCGGAGCGAGTTCTTCCTCGCCGCTTTCGGCCGGGAGAAGGAGGCCTTGGAGGGGCTGCTGGCCGCGGGGCTGCTGGAGGACGCGGCCGCCCGGCTGCAGGGGCTCCAGAAGCTGCTGACCGAGAGCGTGCGGTTCCTGGCTCCCTACGAGGTGCGGCAGGGGCAGGAGGCCGTGGCCCGGCTCCAGAGCGACCTAGCGGCCCGGCgacagcagctgcagcccaagAAGAGGTTCACCTTCCGGAGCGTCAAGAAGGAAGCGGCTCCGGGCGGCGAGCAGCGCCCGGCAGAGCCCGTCCGGGCCCCGGCCGCCTCCGCTGCGGCCGATCCCGGCTACGGGTCTGCCGAAGGGGAACCGGGCGGGCCTCCGCTGTGCGGCTTCAGCGGCGTGGAGGAcgaggagctggagctgggcccCGCCGAGCTGCTGCAGCGCGACGTGCTCCTGTCCGGGCTCCGCCGCTGCCGGGTGCGGCTCCGCGGCAATGCCAACACGCTGCGGGTGCGCGACTGCCACGGCTGCACCGTGCTCTGCGGGCCCGTGTCCACCTCCGTGCTGGTGGATGGCTGCAGCGACTGCCTCCTGGCGCTGGCCTGCCAGCAGCTCCGCACGCATCGCACCCGCAGCAGCCGCTTCTACGTGCAGGTGACCAGCCGAGCCGTGATCGAGGACTGCAGCAAGGTCTCCTTTGCTCCCTATAGTTGGAGCTACCCTGGCATTGAGAGGGATTTCGAGTCGTCGGGGCTGGATAGGGACAGAAACAACTGGAACCTGGTGGATGACTTTGACTGGCTGGCGACCGACAGGCCTTCACCCAACTGGAGCCTCATCCCTGAGCAGGAAAGAATCAGTTGCTGGGAGTGA